In Triplophysa rosa linkage group LG18, Trosa_1v2, whole genome shotgun sequence, a genomic segment contains:
- the ndufa4b gene encoding cytochrome c oxidase subunit NDUFA4 isoform X3, translating to MISMNSSRTRGRPLSSAPGSCTCSSSASLHTVLRHLTTVHPSHRRLIVFIMLGTVLKQLKSHPALIPLFVFIGGGAGMSVLYLCRLALKNPDCSSVTDGIARTTQSLGTNWGQMTSISSSLSTWTTLN from the exons ATGATCTCTATGAACTCGTCTCGTACCCGCGGGCGCCCCCTGTCATCAGCACCAGGCAGCTGCACCTGTTCTTCCAGCGCATCCCTTCACACTGTCCTCCGGCATCTTACAACAGTGCACCCGTCACATCGCCGTTTAATCGTGTTTATCATGCTGGGTACCGTATTAAAACAACTGAAAAGCCACCCGGCT ttgattcctttgtttgtgttcattggTGGTGGAGCGGGCATGTCTGTGCTTTACCTGTGCCGTCTCGCTTTAAAGAATCCTGACTGCTC ATCTGTCACAGATGGGATCGCAAGAACAACCCAGAGCCTTGGAACAAACTGGGGCCAAATGACCAGTATAAG CTCTTCGCTGTCAACATGGACTACTCTAAACTGA
- the ndufa4b gene encoding cytochrome c oxidase subunit NDUFA4 isoform X1, protein MISMNSSRTRGRPLSSAPGSCTCSSSASLHTVLRHLTTVHPSHRRLIVFIMLGTVLKQLKSHPALIPLFVFIGGGAGMSVLYLCRLALKNPDCSIRVYGVLTHRSVTDGIARTTQSLGTNWGQMTSISSSLSTWTTLN, encoded by the exons ATGATCTCTATGAACTCGTCTCGTACCCGCGGGCGCCCCCTGTCATCAGCACCAGGCAGCTGCACCTGTTCTTCCAGCGCATCCCTTCACACTGTCCTCCGGCATCTTACAACAGTGCACCCGTCACATCGCCGTTTAATCGTGTTTATCATGCTGGGTACCGTATTAAAACAACTGAAAAGCCACCCGGCT ttgattcctttgtttgtgttcattggTGGTGGAGCGGGCATGTCTGTGCTTTACCTGTGCCGTCTCGCTTTAAAGAATCCTGACTGCTC CATTAGAGTGTATGGCGTGTTGACACACAGATCTGTCACAGATGGGATCGCAAGAACAACCCAGAGCCTTGGAACAAACTGGGGCCAAATGACCAGTATAAG CTCTTCGCTGTCAACATGGACTACTCTAAACTGA
- the ndufa4b gene encoding cytochrome c oxidase subunit NDUFA4 isoform X2: MISMNSSRTRGRPLSSAPGSCTCSSSASLHTVLRHLTTVHPSHRRLIVFIMLGTVLKQLKSHPALIPLFVFIGGGAGMSVLYLCRLALKNPDCSWDRKNNPEPWNKLGPNDQYKLFAVNMDYSKLKKDRPDF, translated from the exons ATGATCTCTATGAACTCGTCTCGTACCCGCGGGCGCCCCCTGTCATCAGCACCAGGCAGCTGCACCTGTTCTTCCAGCGCATCCCTTCACACTGTCCTCCGGCATCTTACAACAGTGCACCCGTCACATCGCCGTTTAATCGTGTTTATCATGCTGGGTACCGTATTAAAACAACTGAAAAGCCACCCGGCT ttgattcctttgtttgtgttcattggTGGTGGAGCGGGCATGTCTGTGCTTTACCTGTGCCGTCTCGCTTTAAAGAATCCTGACTGCTC ATGGGATCGCAAGAACAACCCAGAGCCTTGGAACAAACTGGGGCCAAATGACCAGTATAAG CTCTTCGCTGTCAACATGGACTACTCTAAACTGAAGAAGGACCGACCCGACTTTTAA